The following are encoded in a window of Mycobacterium decipiens genomic DNA:
- a CDS encoding L-threonylcarbamoyladenylate synthase produces MTEAFDCADPEQRSRGIAAAVGALKAGGLIVMPTDTVYGIGADAFDRTAVDALLSAKGRGRDMPVGVLVGSWHTIEGLVYSMPDGARELIRAFWPGALSLVVVQAPSLQWDLGDAHGTVMLRMPLHPVAIELLREVGPMAVSSANVSGRPPAVDAVEARRQLGDHVEVYLDAGPSAQQAASTIVDLTGGTPRVLRQGPVSTERIATVLGMDTASLIG; encoded by the coding sequence TTGACTGAAGCGTTCGACTGCGCTGACCCCGAGCAACGTTCGCGCGGAATCGCTGCTGCGGTAGGGGCGCTCAAGGCCGGCGGACTGATTGTGATGCCGACGGACACGGTTTACGGCATCGGCGCCGACGCCTTCGACCGCACCGCGGTGGATGCGCTGCTGTCGGCCAAGGGGCGTGGACGCGATATGCCGGTGGGTGTGCTGGTCGGCTCCTGGCACACGATCGAAGGGCTCGTCTACTCCATGCCCGATGGGGCCCGAGAACTGATTCGCGCATTCTGGCCCGGCGCGCTAAGCCTGGTTGTGGTGCAAGCGCCGTCCCTGCAGTGGGATCTTGGTGATGCCCACGGCACGGTGATGCTGCGAATGCCGCTGCACCCGGTTGCCATCGAGTTGTTGCGTGAGGTGGGGCCGATGGCAGTATCCAGCGCCAACGTCTCGGGCCGGCCGCCGGCCGTCGACGCCGTGGAGGCACGCCGTCAACTCGGCGATCACGTCGAGGTCTATCTCGACGCGGGTCCATCCGCACAGCAGGCGGCTTCGACGATCGTCGACCTGACCGGAGGCACCCCGCGCGTGCTGCGGCAGGGTCCGGTCAGCACCGAACGGATCGCGACAGTGCTGGGGATGGACACGGCGAGTTTGATCGGCTAG
- the prmC gene encoding peptide chain release factor N(5)-glutamine methyltransferase codes for MTTLRRAIDSAAALLAEAGVDSARCDAEQLAAHLAGTDRGRLPLLEPPGEEFFGRYRDVVTARSRRVPLQHLIGTVSFGPVVLQVGPGVFIPRPETEAILAWATAQPLPARPLIVDACTGSGALAVALARHYPAARVLGIDDSVAALDYARRNAAGTAVELVRADVTTPGLLPELDGQVDLVVANPPYVPDNPASHAVLEPEVAQHDPHHALFGGPDGMAVIAALLGLAGRWLRPGGLFAVEHDDTTSALTVALVSGAGVFESVRACTDLTGRPRFVTARRSSSAGSRGRSGAIDLRRDDAERSDDEERRH; via the coding sequence ATGACCACGCTGCGGCGGGCCATCGACTCGGCTGCGGCGCTGTTGGCCGAAGCGGGGGTCGACTCAGCGCGTTGCGATGCCGAACAGTTGGCCGCCCACCTGGCGGGCACGGACCGCGGCCGGCTGCCACTGCTCGAGCCGCCCGGCGAGGAGTTCTTCGGGCGTTACCGCGACGTCGTCACCGCTCGCTCGCGGCGGGTGCCGCTGCAGCATCTCATCGGGACGGTCTCATTCGGGCCGGTGGTGCTACAGGTCGGCCCGGGCGTGTTCATACCGCGCCCGGAGACCGAGGCCATCTTGGCCTGGGCCACCGCGCAGCCGCTTCCGGCGCGGCCGTTGATCGTCGACGCATGCACCGGCTCTGGTGCATTGGCGGTCGCCCTGGCCCGGCACTACCCCGCGGCCCGGGTCCTCGGCATCGACGACTCGGTCGCCGCGCTTGACTACGCACGGCGCAATGCGGCGGGTACCGCGGTTGAACTGGTGCGCGCCGACGTCACCACGCCTGGCTTGCTTCCCGAACTCGACGGGCAGGTCGATCTCGTCGTGGCCAACCCGCCTTACGTTCCCGACAACCCAGCTTCGCATGCCGTCCTGGAGCCCGAAGTAGCACAACATGATCCGCATCATGCGCTGTTTGGCGGGCCGGACGGGATGGCGGTGATAGCCGCGCTTCTCGGGCTCGCCGGGCGCTGGTTGCGCCCCGGTGGCCTGTTTGCCGTCGAGCATGACGACACCACATCGGCGCTGACTGTCGCGTTAGTCAGCGGCGCAGGAGTCTTCGAAAGCGTACGGGCCTGCACAGATCTGACCGGCCGACCCAGGTTCGTGACGGCGCGCAGGTCGAGCAGCGCCGGCTCGCGGGGGAGGAGCGGCGCCATTGACTTGCGGCGTGACGATGCAGAGCGAAGCGATGATGAGGAGCGGCGCCATTGA
- the prfA gene encoding peptide chain release factor 1 produces MTQPVSTIDVLLAEHAELELALADPELHSNPAEARKVGRRFARLAPIVATHRKLASARDDLETARELAAADESFTAEVAELEAQVAELDVQLTDMLAPRDPHDADDIVLEVKSGEGGEESALFAADLARMYIRYAERHGWTVTVLDETTSDLGGYKDATLAIASKGDTADGVWSRMKFEGGVHRVQRVPVTESQGRVHTSAAGVLVYPEPEEVGEVQIDESDLRVDVYRSSGKGGQGVNTTDSAVRITHVPTGIVVTCQNERSQLQNKTRALQVLAARLQAIAEEQALADASADRASQIRTVDRSERIRTYNFPESRITDHRIGYKSHNLDQVLAGDLDALFDALAAADKQSRLQQS; encoded by the coding sequence ATGACGCAGCCGGTGTCGACGATTGATGTGCTGCTCGCCGAACACGCCGAGCTCGAGCTCGCGTTGGCGGATCCCGAGTTGCACAGCAACCCGGCCGAGGCGCGCAAGGTCGGTCGCCGGTTTGCCCGATTGGCCCCGATCGTCGCCACCCACCGCAAGCTGGCGTCCGCACGCGACGACCTTGAGACGGCGCGCGAGCTGGCCGCCGCCGACGAGTCGTTCACCGCAGAGGTCGCCGAATTGGAGGCCCAGGTAGCCGAATTGGATGTCCAGCTCACCGACATGCTGGCGCCGCGCGATCCGCACGATGCCGACGACATCGTCTTGGAAGTCAAATCCGGTGAGGGGGGCGAAGAATCGGCATTGTTCGCCGCCGATTTGGCCAGGATGTACATCCGCTACGCGGAGCGGCACGGCTGGACTGTGACGGTGCTGGACGAAACCACCTCGGATCTGGGTGGATACAAGGACGCGACGTTGGCGATTGCTAGCAAGGGCGACACGGCCGACGGGGTATGGTCGCGCATGAAGTTCGAGGGCGGGGTGCACCGGGTACAACGGGTTCCGGTAACGGAATCCCAAGGCCGCGTGCATACTTCGGCGGCGGGTGTGCTGGTCTACCCCGAGCCGGAGGAAGTTGGCGAGGTGCAGATCGACGAGTCGGATCTGCGCGTCGACGTGTACCGGTCTTCGGGCAAGGGTGGCCAAGGTGTTAATACGACCGATTCCGCGGTTCGCATCACCCATGTGCCCACCGGGATCGTCGTCACCTGTCAAAACGAGCGATCGCAGTTACAGAACAAAACGCGTGCGTTGCAGGTGCTCGCCGCTCGCCTGCAGGCAATCGCCGAGGAGCAGGCGCTGGCCGACGCATCCGCGGACCGGGCCAGCCAAATCCGTACAGTGGACCGCAGCGAACGCATTCGCACCTACAACTTCCCGGAGAGCCGGATCACCGACCACCGGATCGGCTACAAGTCACACAATCTCGATCAGGTTCTAGCCGGGGACCTGGACGCGTTATTCGACGCTCTGGCCGCCGCGGACAAACAGTCCCGGTTGCAACAGTCATGA
- the rpmE gene encoding 50S ribosomal protein L31 encodes MKSGIHPAYEETTVICGCGNTFQTRSTKPGGRIVVEVCSQCHPFYTGKQKILDSGGRVARFEKRYGKRKVGADKESTDK; translated from the coding sequence ATGAAATCTGGCATTCATCCCGCATACGAAGAGACCACGGTGATCTGCGGATGCGGCAACACCTTCCAGACGCGTAGCACCAAGCCGGGAGGCCGCATTGTGGTCGAGGTTTGCTCGCAGTGCCATCCGTTCTACACCGGAAAGCAGAAGATCCTCGACAGCGGTGGCCGGGTGGCCCGCTTCGAGAAGCGGTACGGCAAGCGCAAGGTCGGAGCCGACAAGGAGTCAACCGACAAATAG
- the rho gene encoding transcription termination factor Rho has protein sequence MTDTDLIAAGESTDSKLSDSAATDTSDVTETRDVKTVKTDKTDELAGSLATMVLPELRALANQAGVKGTSGMRKNELIAAIQEVRRQANGAPAGERSAQRPDKSDVPPSAEAPAAEGDQTQTERGDSQGQQARRERRGATREAGPTAAGAGTSAAESERDGTATGEANSRQGGQRDTKTEERGTDAGSDQSGDQQAAGGQQARGDEDGEGRQGRRGRRFRDRRRRGERSGDGAEAELREDDVVQPVAGILDVLDNYAFVRTSGYLAGPHDVYVSMNMVRKNGLRRGDAVTGAVRVPKEGEQPNQRQKFNPLVRLDSINGGSVDDAKKRPDFSKLTPLYPNQRLRLETTTERLTTRVIDLIMPIGKGQRALIVSPPKAGKTTILQDIANAITKNNPECHLMVVLVDERPEEVTDMQRSVKGEVIASTFDRPPSDHTSVAELAIERAKRLVEQGKDVVVLLDSITRLGRAYNNASPASGRILSGGVDSTALYPPKRFLGAARNIEEGGSLTIIATAMVETGSTGDTVIFEEFKGTGNAELKLDRKISERRVFPAVDVNPSGTRKDELLLSPDEFAIVHKLRRVLSGLDSHQAIDLLMSQLRKTKNNYEFLVQVSKTTPGSMDND, from the coding sequence GTGACCGATACGGACCTCATTGCGGCTGGCGAAAGTACCGATAGCAAGCTGTCGGATTCCGCCGCCACAGACACTTCAGACGTCACAGAAACTCGAGACGTCAAGACCGTCAAGACCGACAAGACCGACGAGCTGGCCGGCTCGCTGGCTACCATGGTGCTGCCCGAACTGCGCGCGCTGGCCAATCAGGCCGGTGTGAAGGGAACGTCGGGTATGCGGAAAAACGAACTGATCGCCGCGATTCAGGAAGTCAGGCGACAGGCCAACGGGGCCCCAGCCGGTGAGCGATCCGCTCAACGGCCCGACAAGAGTGACGTTCCGCCCAGTGCTGAGGCACCGGCCGCCGAAGGGGACCAGACCCAAACCGAACGGGGCGATTCCCAAGGCCAACAGGCCCGCCGGGAGCGACGCGGCGCCACCCGGGAAGCGGGACCAACCGCGGCCGGCGCTGGGACAAGTGCCGCCGAATCGGAGCGCGACGGCACGGCCACCGGCGAGGCGAACAGCCGCCAAGGCGGCCAACGGGACACCAAGACCGAGGAGCGCGGAACCGACGCGGGCAGCGATCAAAGCGGTGACCAGCAAGCCGCGGGCGGTCAGCAGGCGCGCGGCGACGAGGACGGCGAGGGGCGCCAGGGCCGGCGTGGACGCCGATTCCGCGACCGCCGGCGCCGCGGCGAACGATCCGGCGACGGCGCCGAAGCCGAACTGCGTGAGGACGACGTCGTCCAGCCGGTAGCCGGCATCCTCGATGTCCTCGACAATTACGCGTTCGTGCGCACCTCCGGGTACCTGGCCGGTCCGCACGACGTGTACGTGTCGATGAACATGGTCCGCAAGAACGGCTTGCGTCGTGGTGACGCGGTGACCGGTGCGGTCCGAGTGCCCAAAGAAGGCGAGCAACCCAACCAGCGGCAGAAGTTCAACCCGCTGGTCCGCCTGGACAGCATCAACGGCGGATCGGTCGATGACGCCAAGAAGCGGCCGGATTTCTCCAAGCTGACGCCGTTGTACCCCAACCAGCGGCTTCGTCTGGAAACCACCACAGAGCGGCTCACCACCCGGGTCATCGACCTGATCATGCCGATCGGCAAGGGCCAGCGCGCACTGATCGTGTCGCCGCCCAAGGCGGGCAAGACGACGATCCTGCAGGATATCGCCAACGCGATCACCAAGAACAACCCGGAATGCCACCTCATGGTCGTGCTCGTCGACGAGCGGCCGGAGGAGGTCACCGACATGCAGCGCTCGGTCAAAGGCGAGGTCATCGCATCAACCTTCGACCGGCCGCCGTCGGACCACACGTCGGTCGCCGAGCTGGCCATTGAACGCGCCAAGCGGCTGGTGGAGCAGGGCAAGGACGTCGTGGTGCTGCTCGACTCGATCACCCGGCTGGGCCGCGCCTACAACAACGCGTCGCCGGCGTCGGGCCGCATCCTGTCCGGTGGTGTCGACTCCACCGCGCTGTATCCGCCCAAGCGCTTCCTCGGCGCCGCCCGCAATATCGAGGAGGGCGGGTCGCTGACCATCATCGCCACCGCGATGGTCGAAACCGGCTCCACCGGTGACACGGTCATCTTCGAGGAGTTCAAGGGCACCGGCAACGCCGAGCTCAAGCTGGATCGCAAGATCTCTGAGCGGCGGGTTTTCCCCGCGGTCGACGTCAACCCGTCCGGCACCCGCAAGGACGAGCTGCTGCTGTCACCCGACGAATTCGCCATCGTGCACAAGCTGCGCCGGGTGCTGTCGGGCCTGGATTCGCACCAAGCCATCGACCTGTTGATGTCGCAGCTGCGCAAAACGAAGAACAACTACGAGTTCCTGGTGCAGGTATCCAAGACGACACCGGGGTCAATGGATAACGACTGA
- the thrB gene encoding homoserine kinase has translation MLLPAGLAASAVVAASSANLGPGFDSIGLALSLYDEIIVETTDSSLTVAVEGEGADHVPRGPDHLVVRAVQHGLRAVGVSAAGLAVRCRNAIPHSRGLGSSAAAVVGGLAAVNGLVAQTDSAPLSEVQLIQLASEFEGHPDNAAAAVMGGAVVSWTDHSGDRPDYSAVPLRLHPDIHLFPAIPEQRSSTAETRVLLPSQVSHDDARFNVSRAALLVVALTERPDLLMAATEDLLHQPQRAAAMPDSAEYLRLLRRHNVAAALSGAGPALIALSTSSELPAEAVEFGAANGFAITELTAGAAVRWSPTVPVPG, from the coding sequence GTGCTTTTGCCTGCCGGGCTGGCAGCGAGTGCCGTGGTGGCGGCATCAAGCGCAAACCTGGGCCCGGGCTTCGACAGTATCGGTCTGGCGCTGAGTCTCTACGACGAGATCATCGTCGAGACAACAGATTCCAGTCTGACGGTGGCTGTCGAGGGCGAGGGGGCCGACCATGTCCCGCGGGGCCCCGATCACCTCGTGGTACGTGCCGTGCAGCACGGGCTGCGGGCCGTGGGCGTCAGTGCCGCCGGCCTGGCGGTGCGCTGCCGCAACGCCATTCCGCACTCCCGCGGTCTCGGCTCCTCTGCGGCAGCAGTTGTGGGGGGCCTTGCGGCCGTCAACGGTCTTGTTGCACAAACGGATTCGGCGCCGTTGAGCGAGGTTCAACTGATCCAATTGGCTTCGGAGTTCGAGGGTCATCCGGATAACGCGGCGGCCGCGGTCATGGGTGGCGCGGTGGTTTCGTGGACTGACCACAGTGGTGACCGGCCGGACTACTCGGCGGTACCGCTGCGGCTTCATCCCGATATCCACCTATTCCCCGCGATTCCCGAGCAGCGTTCGTCGACCGCGGAGACCCGGGTGTTGTTGCCCTCGCAAGTTAGTCACGACGACGCACGGTTCAACGTCAGTCGCGCGGCGTTGCTGGTGGTTGCGCTCACCGAGCGGCCCGACCTGCTGATGGCGGCCACCGAGGATCTACTTCACCAGCCGCAACGCGCCGCGGCAATGCCGGACTCGGCGGAATATTTGCGGCTGTTGCGGCGTCACAACGTGGCAGCGGCACTTTCCGGGGCGGGGCCAGCGCTGATCGCATTGAGCACGTCTTCAGAGTTGCCCGCCGAAGCCGTGGAGTTCGGAGCCGCAAACGGATTCGCCATCACCGAGCTGACCGCAGGCGCGGCGGTTCGCTGGAGCCCGACAGTCCCGGTCCCCGGTTGA
- the thrC gene encoding threonine synthase, translating to MTASPTATHQPWPGVIAAYRDRLPVGEDWTPVTLLEGGTPLIAATRLSKQTGCTIHLKVEGLNPTGSFKDRGMTMAVTDALAHGQRAVLCASTGNTSASAAAYAARAGITCAVLIPQGKIAMGKLAQAVMHGAKIIQVDGNFDDCLELARKMAADFPTISLVNSVNPVRIEGQKTAAFEIVDALGAAPDVHALPVGNAGNITAYWKGYTEYHQLGLINKLPRMLGTQAAGAAPLVLGEPVSHPETIATAIRIGSPASWTSAVEAQRQSKGRFLAATDEEILAAYHLVARAEGVFVEPASAASIAGLLKAIDDGWVARGSTVVCTVTGNGLKDPDTALKDMPSVSPVPVDPVAVVEKLGLA from the coding sequence ATGACCGCCTCGCCGACGGCCACCCACCAGCCGTGGCCGGGCGTGATCGCGGCGTACCGCGACCGGCTGCCGGTGGGTGAGGACTGGACCCCGGTGACCCTGCTCGAGGGTGGTACCCCGCTCATCGCGGCAACCAGACTCTCCAAGCAGACCGGTTGCACGATCCACCTCAAGGTCGAGGGCCTCAACCCCACCGGCTCCTTCAAGGACCGGGGCATGACGATGGCGGTCACCGATGCGCTTGCCCACGGTCAGCGGGCAGTGTTATGCGCGTCGACCGGAAACACCTCGGCGTCGGCGGCGGCCTATGCCGCCCGGGCCGGCATCACCTGCGCGGTGTTGATCCCGCAGGGCAAGATCGCGATGGGCAAGCTGGCACAGGCGGTAATGCACGGCGCCAAGATCATCCAGGTCGACGGCAACTTCGATGACTGCCTGGAGCTGGCGCGCAAGATGGCTGCGGACTTCCCGACGATTTCGTTGGTCAACTCGGTTAACCCCGTGCGCATCGAAGGCCAGAAAACGGCGGCCTTCGAGATCGTCGATGCGCTGGGCGCCGCGCCGGACGTGCACGCTTTGCCGGTCGGCAATGCCGGCAACATCACCGCGTACTGGAAGGGCTACACGGAATATCACCAGCTGGGCCTGATCAACAAGTTGCCCCGCATGCTCGGCACCCAGGCCGCGGGCGCGGCGCCCCTGGTGCTCGGGGAACCGGTGAGCCACCCGGAGACCATCGCCACCGCGATCCGCATCGGCTCGCCGGCGTCGTGGACGTCGGCCGTTGAGGCGCAGCGGCAATCCAAGGGGCGCTTTCTGGCCGCGACCGACGAGGAGATATTGGCCGCATACCATCTGGTGGCCCGCGCCGAAGGCGTGTTCGTGGAGCCCGCGTCTGCGGCCAGCATCGCCGGGTTGCTCAAGGCTATCGACGACGGCTGGGTCGCTCGTGGGTCGACGGTGGTATGCACGGTAACCGGCAACGGTCTCAAGGATCCCGACACGGCACTCAAGGACATGCCGAGTGTGTCGCCGGTGCCGGTCGACCCGGTAGCCGTCGTCGAGAAACTGGGGCTGGCCTAG